The genomic interval GAGATAAGGACAAACGATGGCACAAGATCGATTGATCGTTCGCGGGGCACGAGAACATAACCTGAAGAACATCGACGTGGAGATCCCCCGCATCTCATCGCGATTCACTCATACGAGGTGAGGGAATGATCGCATGGCCGTGCCGGTTGTGGTTCGCCGGAAAGGGCGTAATCGATGTTGACACCTGATCGTAAATCTGGTACATTACGTTCGGCTTTTTCGAAAGGCGGTTTTGCATAGCGGAACATCGACATAGAAGAACCGGGGTCTCCCCGGTCACTTCCTCCGCATGAGAGCGCTTCTCATGTGTCGCCCTCAGCGAAGATGCTGAGGGGCCTCGCCACCGACGTCGAGATGTGGGTTGTTCCTACCCGGTTCTCGTTCCTTCCATTGCTCCCATTCGCTGGGCGAGGGTGTACCCCACGCGATCCGGTGAGCAGTGTTTGATATCCTCTCTGGCGTGACAGGTCGTTACAGTTCTTTGGGAATAGGCAGATCCACGTTGTTTCGCGTGTTGGCGCGTCCCGACCCGGTGAGCGCGCGGAAAAGATGTAGTGGAGGGCGTCCCATATGACCATGGCGCAGCGGGACTACACCATTCAGGCTCTGCATCATGCCCTGGTGGTTTTGGATACGTTTCTGGAGGCCGACAGGCCGACTCAAGGCATCAGCGAGATCAGTGAAAAGTTGGGGTTGAATAAGAGCCGGGTGTTCCGGATCCTCAACACACTGGAGCAGCACGGCTTTGTGGAACGGGATCCGGAGACCAAACGGTATCGGCTGGGAGTGCGGTTGATCACGTTTGGGGAGGCCGTGCGACGCCATTTGGACGTGGTGCAGGCGGCCGATCCCATCCTGGACGAGTTGGCCGAGCGGACCGGCGAGACGATCTATCTGGGCGTGGCGGATGGCCATGAGGCCGTCTGTGTCGCCCAACGGGAGAGCCGGTACGGTGTCCGGCTGTATGCCGAGATCGGGCGCCGCGTTCCACTCCACGTGGGCGGGGTGCCCAAGGTGCTGTTGGCCCACATGCCGCCGGAGAAGCGCTCCCGGGTGTTGCATAACGGCCCGCTGCCGCGCATCACCGAGCATACGATCACGGATCCCGATCGGCTGGAGAAGATCCTGGAAGGCATCCGCCAGCGAGGGTATGCGGTGGAGGCGGATGACCTGGATCTGGGCGCCCACTCCGTCGCCGCCCCCGTGCGTGACTACGCTGGGCGCGTCGTCGCCGCCGTGAGCATCGCCGGCCCCAGCCAGCGCTTCACCCCGGACCGGATTCAGGAGTTCATTCAGCTCATTTGTCACGCTGCCGATCGTATTTCCGCCCGCCTGGGATATCTTCCAAGCCAGAAGTCGTGATAGGAGGAACTCGCATGAAGCGTATTTACGAGGCCTTGGATCGTTCCGCGGAAGCCGCCATGCTGGCTGACCTCTCCATTGACGCGCCGTGGGCGTTGATCGAGCGCTTCTCCACATTGGTGCGGGAGTCAGGGAGTGAGGATGAGCGCATCGCGGCCCAATACATCAGCGATCAGTTATCCCGTTGGGGGGTGCCCCATACCGTTTACGAGCCGGAATTGTACCTGAGCGTGCCGCGTTCCGCCAGCGTAGAAGCCCAGGGGAGGACGTTGCGGGCGAAGTCTCCTGCCTTTGCCGCCTCGACCGGCGACGCCGGGCTGACCGGACAGGTGGTCTACGTCCCGGCCCAGATGGCGACCGGGGTCGGTGATCTCTTCGATAAGACGGCCGAGGAGACGGTGGACGTGGCGGGCAAGATCGTGCTCACCCATGGGTACGCCATGCCCGGCTCCGTGCGCGATCTGGAACTCCGGGGGGCCATCGGCCAGATCTATATCAACCCGGGCGAGGACATCCACTGGGGCATCTGCACGACCATCTGGGGCACGCCGGACCTGGACAACATCGAGCGCAAGCCCAAGACGCCGGTGGTGGCGGTGAACAACCCGGATGGGCTCTGGCTGCGTGACCTGGCCCAGCAGGGGGATCTGACGGTGACCCTCCGCACGGAGTTGTGGGAGGGATGGGCCGAATGCCCGCTCGTGGTGGCGGAGATCCAGGGCACCGATGAGCCCGAGCGCTTCATCCTGGTGCACGGACACCTCGACTCGTGGGCCGTGGGCATCGGGGACAACGCCGTTGGCGACGCGGCGATGCTGGAGCTGGCCCGGCTGTTCTGGCGGCATCGGGACAAGCTCCGCCGCTCGGTTCGCATCGCCTGGTGGCCGGGACACTCCACAGGGCGCTATGCGGGTTCCACCTGGTACGCGGACACCTTCGGGCTGGATCTGGCGGAGAACTGCATCGCCCAGATCAACATCGACAGCCCGGGCTGCCGATGGGCTACCGAGTATTACGATATCTCATGGATGAAGGAGACCGAGGCGTTCTGTCAGCAGGCGATCAAGGACGCGACGGGGAAGGAGGCCAGTGGCGGTCGACCCCACCAGGCCGGGGATTATTCCTTCAACAACATCGGCATCTCCTCCTTCTTCATGCTCCTGTCCACCATGCCCAAGGAGCTGATCGAGGAGAAGGGCTACTACCCTGTGGGCGGCTGTGGTGGCAACATCGCCTGGCACACGGAGCACGACACCCTGGAGATCGCCGATCGGGATAACCTGTTGCGGGACCTCAAGGTGTATGTGACGGCGTTGACCCGGGTGGTCAACGCGCCCATATATCCGTTCGACTTTATCCAGCTGGCCGATGAGTTCGTGGACACGCTGACGCGGTACCAGGAAGCGGGCCAGGGGAAGTTCGATCTGACGCCGGCCCTGGAGGAGGCGAAGGGGCTGCGGGCTGATCTGGAGCGCTTCTACCAGGCGGCCGAGGCGGCCGTGGACGCGGGCGATGGGCGGACGAGGGTCATCAACGACACCATCCTGGCCCTGGCGCGCGTGTTGGTGCCCATCAATTACACCCGGCACGGGCGATTCCGCACAGAGCCGGCGCTCAGCATTCCGCCGCTGCCCGACCTGGCGCCCATTCAGCGCCTGGGGACGCTGCCGCCGGATAGCGACGAAGCGAAGTTCACGTGTACCCATCTGTTGCGCGGCCGCAATCGGGTGATCTGGGCGCTGCGTGAGGCCCGCCGGCTGGTGGCCGACGCGCTGGAAGAGAGCTAAGCCCAACCCGCAACCCGCAACACGCAACACGCAACACGATTGCGTATCCGTCCGGAGGAACCATCATGTCCGTCTTAGAGCGCATCCATCAGCACATCGACGAGCACTTCGACGAGCACCTGGAGCGCGTGCGGCGCCTGGTGCGGCAGCCGTCCATCAGCGCCGATGGCACGGGGATGGCGGAGACGGCGGCCCTGGTCGCTGATCTCATTCGGGAGGCCGGCGGCCAGGCGGAGATCGTGCCCACGCCGGGGTATCCGGTGGTCTTCGGCGAGATCAACGTCGGCGCGCCCAAGACCTTGCTCGTCTACGGCATGTACGATGTGCAACCCGTGGTGGGGGAGACCTGGGACGTCTCAGATCCCTTCGGCGGCGAGGTGATCGACCTGCCGAACCTGGGCCCCTGTCTGGTCAATCGGGGTGTGTACAACAGCAAGGGGCCGCTGGCCAACTTCTTCAACGCGCTGGAGAGCTTCCGGGCGGTGGGGGAGCCCTATCCGGTCAACCTCAAGTTCATGGTCGAAGGCGAGGAGGAGCTGGGAAGCCGCCACCTGCCCGGCTTCGTCGAGGAGTACAAGGATCGGCTGCAGGCCGACTTCGCGTTCTTCCCCTTCTATGCCCAGGACCCGAACGGCAAGGTGATCATGTACCTGGGCGTGAAGGGCATCCTCTTCATGGAGCTGGTCGCCCGGGGCGGCGACTGGGGTGGCCCGACGACGCGAGGGATCCACGGCTCCAACGCGGTGTGGTTCCACAGCCCCACCTGGGTGCTGCTCC from Chloroflexota bacterium carries:
- a CDS encoding IclR family transcriptional regulator; this translates as MTMAQRDYTIQALHHALVVLDTFLEADRPTQGISEISEKLGLNKSRVFRILNTLEQHGFVERDPETKRYRLGVRLITFGEAVRRHLDVVQAADPILDELAERTGETIYLGVADGHEAVCVAQRESRYGVRLYAEIGRRVPLHVGGVPKVLLAHMPPEKRSRVLHNGPLPRITEHTITDPDRLEKILEGIRQRGYAVEADDLDLGAHSVAAPVRDYAGRVVAAVSIAGPSQRFTPDRIQEFIQLICHAADRISARLGYLPSQKS
- a CDS encoding M28 family peptidase, which produces MKRIYEALDRSAEAAMLADLSIDAPWALIERFSTLVRESGSEDERIAAQYISDQLSRWGVPHTVYEPELYLSVPRSASVEAQGRTLRAKSPAFAASTGDAGLTGQVVYVPAQMATGVGDLFDKTAEETVDVAGKIVLTHGYAMPGSVRDLELRGAIGQIYINPGEDIHWGICTTIWGTPDLDNIERKPKTPVVAVNNPDGLWLRDLAQQGDLTVTLRTELWEGWAECPLVVAEIQGTDEPERFILVHGHLDSWAVGIGDNAVGDAAMLELARLFWRHRDKLRRSVRIAWWPGHSTGRYAGSTWYADTFGLDLAENCIAQINIDSPGCRWATEYYDISWMKETEAFCQQAIKDATGKEASGGRPHQAGDYSFNNIGISSFFMLLSTMPKELIEEKGYYPVGGCGGNIAWHTEHDTLEIADRDNLLRDLKVYVTALTRVVNAPIYPFDFIQLADEFVDTLTRYQEAGQGKFDLTPALEEAKGLRADLERFYQAAEAAVDAGDGRTRVINDTILALARVLVPINYTRHGRFRTEPALSIPPLPDLAPIQRLGTLPPDSDEAKFTCTHLLRGRNRVIWALREARRLVADALEES
- a CDS encoding M20/M25/M40 family metallo-hydrolase, whose amino-acid sequence is MSVLERIHQHIDEHFDEHLERVRRLVRQPSISADGTGMAETAALVADLIREAGGQAEIVPTPGYPVVFGEINVGAPKTLLVYGMYDVQPVVGETWDVSDPFGGEVIDLPNLGPCLVNRGVYNSKGPLANFFNALESFRAVGEPYPVNLKFMVEGEEELGSRHLPGFVEEYKDRLQADFAFFPFYAQDPNGKVIMYLGVKGILFMELVARGGDWGGPTTRGIHGSNAVWFHSPTWVLLHALTSMITPDQKHILIDGFYDDIVPPSAEDEELLERLIETFTPETQLQENDVRRFKYDLTGVDLLRKYLYQPTLNIDGIISGHTAEGTKTLLPHEARAKIDIRMVPNMRPERMLQLVKDHLARHGYADKIEVVANDAYPPAKTRLRGNPAAEALVKTYRDLGFEPEIWPHLGGSAPFYLFTEVLNIPTAMGGLGHGGRAHSPNEYATLEGMRLCEKSIAAFLVNLTSA